A genomic window from Enoplosus armatus isolate fEnoArm2 chromosome 20, fEnoArm2.hap1, whole genome shotgun sequence includes:
- the kcnj2a gene encoding inward rectifier potassium channel 2a, with protein sequence MGSVRASRYSIVSSEEDGMKLATMAVPNGYGNGKGKVHTRHQPQSRFVKKDGHCNVQFINVSEKGQRYLADIFTTCVDIRWRWMFIIFCLAFLLSWLFFGCVFWLVAIFHGDLENDAQKCVSNVSSFTAAFLFSIETQTTIGYGYRYVTDECPVAVFMVVFQSIVGCIIDAFIIGAVMAKMAKPKKRNETLVFSHNATVAMRDNKLCLMWRVGNLRKSHLVEAHVRAQLLKSRTTAEGEYIPLDQMDIDVGFDSGVDRIFLVSPITIVHEIDEDSPFYDMSKQDLENSEFEIVVILEGMVEATAMTTQCRSSYVASEILWGHRFEPVLFEEKNYYKVDYSRFHKTYEVPSTPLCSARDLAEKKYILSNSNSFCYENEMALENKEDTDEGNGGSVGPDGTQTDNISETEHSQATVPLEPRPLRRESEI encoded by the coding sequence ATGGGAAGCGTGCGAGCCAGCCGCTACAGCATTGTGTCATCAGAGGAGGACGGCATGAAGCTTGCCACTATGGCAGTACCCAACGGCTACGGGAACGGCAAGGGCAAGGTGCACACGAGGCACCAGCCGCAAAGCAGATTTGTAAAGAAAGACGGTCACTGCAACGTGCAGTTCATCAACGTGAGCGAGAAAGGTCAGCGGTACTTGGCTGACATCTTCACTACGTGTGTGGACATCCGCTGGAGGTGGATGTTCATCATCTTCTGCCTCGCCTTTCTCCTCTCGTGGCTGTTCTTCGGTTGCGTCTTCTGGCTGGTGGCCATCTTCCACGGGGACTTAGAGAATGACGCCCAGAAATGCGTCTCCAACGTGAGCAGCTTCACCGCTGCCTTCCTGTTCTCCATTGAGACTCAAACTACGATTGGCTACGGCTACAGATATGTGACGGACGAGTGCCCTGTCGCTGTCTTCATGGTGGTTTTCCAAAGCATCGTGGGCTGCATTATTGATGCCTTCATCATTGGCGCTGTCATGGCAAAGATGGCAAAGCCCAAGAAGAGGAATGAAACTTTGGTTTTCAGCCATAACGCCACAGTGGCAATGAGGGACAACAAGCTCTGCCTGATGTGGCGTGTGGGCAACTTAAGGAAGAGCCACCTAGTTGAGGCGCATGTGAGGGCGCAACTTCTGAAATCCCGGACAACAGCAGAGGGGGAGTACATCCCCCTCGACCAGATGGACATAGATGTGGGCTTCGACAGCGGAGTCGACCGCATCTTCCTGGTCTCCCCAATCACCATCGTCCACGAGATCGACGAGGACAGCCCCTTCTACGACATGAGCAAACAGGACCTGGAGAACTCAGAGTTTGAGATCGTGGTCATCCTAGAGGGCATGGTCGAGGCGACTGCCATGACCACGCAATGCCGCAGCTCCTACGTCGCCAGTGAGATCCTCTGGGGCCACCGGTTTGAACCAGTTCTCTTCGAGGAGAAGAACTACTACAAGGTGGACTATTCCCGCTTCCATAAGACATACGAGGTGCCGAGCACCCCTCTGTGCAGCGCCAGAGACCTTGCAGAGAAAAAGTACATTCTCTCAAACTCCAACTCCTTCTGCTACGAAAACGAGATGGCGCTGGAGAACAAAGAGGACACAGACGAGGGGAACGGGGGGAGCGTTGGTCCCGACGGCACCCAGACTGACAACATCTCAGAGACTGAACACAGCCAGGCGACGGTGCCGCTAGAGCCCCGGCCTCTGAGACGAGAATCAGAAATTTGA